From a region of the Campylobacter showae genome:
- a CDS encoding O-acetylhomoserine aminocarboxypropyltransferase/cysteine synthase family protein, whose product MQKETIATHYGYDTKVGPGAMAVPIYQTTAYDFGSAEMAAARFQLEAAGHIYTRLGNPTTDVLESRIAALEEGSASIVTASGQAAIFYSIANLAAVGDNIVVAKKIYGGTMVLFMHTLKRFGIEARVFDSDSADDLENFIDDKTRAIFFETLSNPQIAIPNFKKIVEIADKHGVVTITDNTVPTPIIFQPLNHGVDVVVHSASKYICGQGLSLAGAVVASKNLNAKLVGNARYAHFNEPDESYHGLVYAQMADKFDIYTLRMRVALVRDIGATISPFNSWQLIQGLETLSVRIERHSQNARKIAEFLNSHKYVKRVTYPTLKSDSEHEKAQKYFKDGMASGLMCFETDSYERAVKMLGKVKLFKIVVNIGDSKSLITHPASTTHQQLSSEELIKAGITKELIRISVGLENADDLIADLSQALE is encoded by the coding sequence ATGCAAAAAGAGACGATCGCCACGCACTACGGCTACGATACCAAGGTTGGCCCGGGCGCCATGGCGGTGCCGATTTACCAGACTACGGCTTATGATTTCGGTAGCGCCGAGATGGCCGCGGCGAGATTTCAGCTAGAAGCTGCGGGCCACATCTACACGAGGCTCGGCAACCCGACGACGGACGTACTAGAGAGCCGTATAGCCGCACTCGAGGAGGGCTCGGCCTCTATCGTGACAGCCAGCGGTCAGGCGGCGATTTTTTACTCGATCGCAAATTTAGCCGCAGTCGGCGACAACATCGTCGTAGCAAAGAAAATTTACGGCGGGACGATGGTTCTTTTCATGCACACGCTTAAGCGTTTCGGCATCGAGGCGCGAGTGTTTGATAGCGACAGCGCGGACGATCTTGAAAATTTTATAGACGACAAAACGCGCGCGATATTTTTTGAGACGCTATCAAATCCGCAAATCGCAATCCCGAATTTTAAAAAGATCGTCGAGATCGCGGACAAGCACGGCGTCGTAACGATCACAGATAACACCGTGCCTACGCCGATCATTTTCCAGCCGCTAAATCACGGCGTAGACGTCGTCGTGCATAGCGCGAGCAAATATATCTGCGGCCAGGGCCTAAGCCTAGCGGGCGCAGTCGTAGCTAGCAAAAATTTAAACGCCAAACTAGTCGGTAACGCCAGATACGCGCACTTTAACGAGCCTGATGAGAGCTATCACGGGCTAGTTTACGCTCAGATGGCGGATAAATTCGACATCTACACGCTGCGCATGAGGGTGGCTTTGGTGCGCGATATAGGCGCTACGATCTCGCCTTTTAACTCCTGGCAGCTCATCCAGGGGCTTGAGACTTTGAGCGTTCGTATCGAGAGACACTCGCAAAATGCGCGCAAAATCGCCGAGTTTTTAAACTCGCACAAATACGTAAAACGCGTAACTTATCCGACGCTAAAAAGCGACTCGGAGCACGAAAAGGCGCAAAAATACTTTAAAGACGGTATGGCTAGCGGGCTAATGTGCTTTGAAACCGATAGCTATGAGCGCGCCGTAAAGATGCTGGGCAAAGTAAAGCTCTTTAAAATCGTCGTAAATATCGGCGACTCAAAGTCGCTCATCACGCACCCGGCCTCCACTACGCATCAGCAGCTCTCAAGCGAGGAGCTAATAAAAGCAGGCATAACAAAAGAGCTAATCAGAATAAGCGTCGGCCTAGAAAACGCAGACGACCTCATCGCCGATCTGTCGCAGGCTTTGGAGTAG
- a CDS encoding HAD family hydrolase: MKCVIFDMDGTLIDSAKAICETVNEVRRELGLEGDLAAEFIVKAINEPGRNLGLDFYGIDKPDMKLRDNFEAKFKKNYREYAAAYEGVDGLLAGLKEAGHFVALASNAPRYTLDEILQRSGIFKFFDLIVGVDENVPQKPDPAMLNLILKSGEFDKAIFVGDSKKDELAARNAGMKYINVCWGFGSKSPSCDNIFTVAEAALYIEKL, from the coding sequence GTGAAATGCGTGATATTTGACATGGACGGCACGCTCATAGATAGCGCAAAAGCGATCTGCGAGACGGTAAACGAGGTGCGGCGCGAGCTGGGGCTTGAGGGCGATCTGGCGGCCGAGTTTATCGTAAAGGCCATAAACGAGCCTGGGCGAAATTTGGGGCTTGACTTTTACGGTATCGATAAGCCTGATATGAAACTGCGGGATAACTTTGAAGCTAAATTTAAGAAAAACTACCGCGAATACGCCGCGGCATACGAGGGCGTCGATGGGCTGCTAGCCGGACTAAAAGAGGCCGGGCACTTCGTCGCTCTAGCTAGCAATGCGCCGCGATACACCTTGGATGAAATTTTACAAAGAAGCGGGATATTTAAATTTTTCGATCTCATAGTAGGAGTGGATGAAAACGTACCTCAAAAACCAGATCCGGCGATGTTAAATTTGATACTAAAATCAGGCGAATTTGATAAAGCGATATTTGTCGGAGATAGTAAAAAAGACGAGCTTGCCGCACGCAATGCAGGTATGAAATATATAAACGTTTGTTGGGGTTTCGGTAGCAAAAGCCCGAGCTGCGACAATATCTTTACGGTGGCTGAAGCAGCCCTATACATCGAGAAGTTATAA
- a CDS encoding DUF2018 family protein: protein MDYDIFSQSPREKFFEILFNANKNLVENELEKTFEKFIAMSEFCEKNGFDETAQNSFISQNQTLVNERLNDIYIGLSGDILSQNE from the coding sequence ATGGATTATGATATATTTTCTCAAAGTCCGAGAGAAAAATTCTTTGAAATTTTATTTAACGCGAACAAAAATTTAGTCGAAAATGAACTTGAAAAAACCTTTGAAAAATTTATCGCGATGAGCGAATTTTGTGAAAAAAACGGCTTTGACGAAACGGCGCAAAATTCGTTTATTTCTCAAAATCAGACCCTTGTAAATGAGCGGCTAAACGACATTTATATCGGGCTTAGTGGGGATATTTTAAGTCAAAATGAGTAA
- a CDS encoding polyprenyl synthetase family protein: MEKIDLIMKNFIAELGYEPANAMFARINSGKKLRSKLLLKIAGESEQSLKICAIIELIHLASLLHDDVIDDADTRRGSPSINASFGTKNAVMLGDILYSKGFYELSKFPHEIAGEISGAVSKLSVGEMMDVDLSAKFNEDKSAYETMIYYKTAVLIEAAAAVGAMLAGLDASNFKIYGKNLGLAFQIIDDILDVTQDAATLGKPNFSDFKEGKTTLPYIYLYESLNEADKDKLKSLFKKDLSESEQGWVRAKMNETGAIKKSIEVAKNLGEQAIKSVEKFNIDGLESIVKSMIDREF, encoded by the coding sequence ATGGAAAAAATCGATCTGATAATGAAAAATTTTATCGCTGAGCTTGGTTACGAGCCTGCAAATGCGATGTTTGCTCGGATAAATTCGGGCAAAAAGCTGCGCTCTAAGCTGCTTTTAAAGATAGCGGGCGAGAGCGAACAGAGTCTCAAAATTTGCGCGATTATCGAGCTTATTCACCTAGCCAGTTTGCTTCACGACGACGTGATCGACGACGCCGACACCAGGCGCGGAAGCCCTAGTATAAACGCGAGCTTCGGCACTAAAAACGCTGTTATGCTAGGCGATATCCTCTATTCGAAGGGCTTTTACGAACTATCTAAATTTCCGCACGAGATCGCGGGCGAGATATCGGGCGCGGTTAGCAAGCTAAGCGTGGGCGAGATGATGGACGTGGATCTCTCGGCTAAATTTAACGAAGACAAATCCGCGTACGAAACGATGATCTACTACAAAACCGCCGTCTTAATCGAGGCTGCCGCCGCGGTCGGAGCGATGCTGGCCGGACTTGACGCGTCTAATTTTAAAATTTACGGTAAAAACCTAGGCCTAGCATTTCAGATAATCGACGATATCCTAGACGTCACGCAAGATGCCGCGACGCTTGGAAAGCCGAATTTTAGCGACTTTAAAGAGGGTAAAACGACGCTGCCTTACATTTATCTTTACGAAAGCTTAAACGAAGCGGACAAAGATAAACTAAAAAGCCTATTTAAAAAGGATCTTAGCGAGTCCGAGCAGGGCTGGGTGAGGGCGAAGATGAACGAAACGGGTGCGATAAAAAAAAGCATAGAAGTGGCTAAAAATTTAGGCGAGCAGGCGATAAAATCGGTAGAGAAATTTAATATAGACGGCTTAGAAAGTATCGTAAAATCAATGATAGATAGGGAATTTTAA
- the hemA gene encoding glutamyl-tRNA reductase: MHYASVSFTHKNTDISVREKLSFSNIERKNEILRLISSSQNINECMVLSTCNRVEIIASVKTVEGASKHIIACMSLICGIPFEELQSRADIYEDNGAVHHLFAVASSLDSLVIGETQIAGQLKEAYKFARANGKCGAKLGRAMEFAFKCAAEVRNKTEISKNPISVSSVAVAKAKEIFGTLNGMVAVIVGAGEMAELAAKHLIASGARTIIVSRNKERAKNLALTLGDNNEYDALSNVAQYINKYQIIFSATAAPHPVLIDSMVEPKEFKRYFFDIAVPRDIAITESENIKIYAVDDLQEIVNKNLALREEQAQIAYGIVGRNTAAFFQMLRELAVTPLIKGIREQAKECAERELAKALKKGYLKHSDKDEAYRLIHQVFRAFLHAPTINLKNLAGAAGSEAQLRAVGEIFNIAEQTPQEENNEFEWENE, encoded by the coding sequence ATGCATTACGCAAGCGTGAGCTTTACGCACAAAAACACCGATATATCCGTGCGCGAAAAGCTCTCTTTTTCTAACATCGAGCGCAAAAACGAAATTTTACGCCTCATTAGCTCCAGCCAAAACATCAACGAATGTATGGTGCTAAGCACCTGCAACCGCGTCGAGATCATCGCTAGCGTAAAGACGGTCGAAGGCGCTAGCAAGCACATCATCGCCTGCATGTCGCTCATCTGCGGCATCCCTTTTGAAGAACTGCAAAGCAGAGCCGACATCTACGAGGATAACGGCGCCGTGCATCATCTCTTTGCCGTTGCTAGTTCGCTAGATAGCCTTGTTATCGGTGAAACGCAGATCGCGGGGCAGCTAAAAGAGGCGTATAAATTTGCCCGAGCTAACGGCAAATGCGGCGCAAAGCTCGGTAGAGCGATGGAGTTTGCCTTTAAGTGCGCGGCGGAGGTGCGAAACAAAACCGAGATCTCCAAAAACCCGATCTCGGTCTCAAGCGTCGCGGTGGCGAAGGCAAAGGAGATTTTTGGCACGCTAAACGGTATGGTAGCCGTGATCGTGGGTGCTGGCGAGATGGCGGAGCTAGCCGCAAAGCACCTAATCGCAAGCGGCGCGCGAACGATAATCGTCAGCAGAAATAAAGAACGAGCTAAAAATTTGGCCCTGACGCTGGGGGATAATAACGAATACGACGCGCTTTCAAACGTAGCGCAGTACATAAATAAATATCAAATCATATTTTCTGCGACCGCCGCGCCGCATCCCGTCTTGATCGACTCTATGGTAGAGCCAAAGGAGTTTAAACGTTATTTTTTCGACATCGCCGTACCGCGCGATATCGCTATCACGGAGAGCGAAAATATCAAAATTTACGCCGTGGACGACCTGCAGGAGATCGTAAATAAAAACCTCGCCCTACGCGAGGAGCAAGCTCAGATCGCATACGGCATCGTCGGGCGAAATACGGCGGCATTTTTCCAAATGCTGCGCGAACTAGCAGTTACGCCGCTAATAAAAGGTATAAGAGAGCAGGCTAAAGAGTGCGCCGAGAGAGAACTCGCAAAAGCCCTAAAAAAGGGCTATCTAAAACATAGCGACAAAGATGAAGCGTACCGCCTCATACATCAGGTTTTTAGGGCGTTTTTGCACGCGCCGACGATAAATTTAAAAAACCTCGCTGGAGCTGCGGGAAGTGAAGCGCAACTAAGAGCCGTCGGGGAAATCTTTAACATCGCGGAGCAAACGCCGCAAGAAGAAAATAACGAATTTGAATGGGAGAACGAATGA